From one Penaeus monodon isolate SGIC_2016 unplaced genomic scaffold, NSTDA_Pmon_1 PmonScaffold_124, whole genome shotgun sequence genomic stretch:
- the LOC119569081 gene encoding uncharacterized protein LOC119569081 produces MLIVAPIYDPLDMVVPFTLPANLLLQYMCRQQLGWEKEMENTEVIQWNSWLMYFPMSLVKSTHSSNGKSQSGSFEKMIIPRWELTVATVAARIDQKLRSELMLNLEQSVFWTDTTSFIEEMPAASQVGQNLFSQKSETRSQVLNEN; encoded by the exons ATGTTAATAGTGGCTCCCATCTACGATCCTTTGGATATGGTAGTGCCTTTCACCCTGCCTGCTAATCTGCTGCTGCAATACATGTGCCGACAACAGttaggatgggagaaggagatggagaatacTGAGGTCATCCAATGGAATTCATGGCTTATGTACTTCCCAA TGTCGCTGGTGAAGTCTACTCACTCTAGTAATGGGAAGAGCCAGAGTGGCTCCTTTGAAAAGATGATCATTCCAAGGTGGGAGTTAACTGTTGCAACTGTAGCAGCTCGTATAGATCAGAAGCTACGATCAGAACTGATGTTGAACTTAGAACAGTCTGTCTTCTGGACTGACA CGACTTCATTCATCGAAGAAATGCCAGCTGCTTCTCAAGTTGGACAAAATTTGTTTTCACAGAAATCTGAAACAAGGTCTCAAGTCTTAAATGAGAACTGA